In Holophagales bacterium, one DNA window encodes the following:
- a CDS encoding YeeE/YedE family protein gives MSSPTEAASLTPPAADAGSPRRGPAPYSNPYLAGIGLGLVLLTAFVVMGRGLGASGAVSSACAVVVDAVAPHHAESNVFWKEYLEAGVGHPLKEWLVFEVLGVLVGGFLSGLLAGRVRKTVEKGPRISNGARFALAFLGGSLMGIGAKLARGCASGQALTGGALLSAGGWTFMMLFFAGAYGAAWFVRKEWL, from the coding sequence ATGTCTTCGCCCACTGAGGCCGCGAGCCTCACCCCGCCCGCCGCGGACGCCGGCTCACCGCGCCGCGGTCCGGCCCCTTACTCGAACCCCTATCTCGCCGGCATCGGCCTCGGCCTCGTGCTGCTCACCGCGTTCGTGGTGATGGGCCGCGGGCTCGGCGCTTCGGGCGCGGTCTCGTCGGCCTGCGCCGTGGTGGTCGACGCCGTGGCGCCGCACCATGCCGAATCGAACGTCTTCTGGAAGGAGTATCTCGAGGCCGGCGTCGGCCACCCGCTCAAGGAGTGGCTGGTCTTCGAAGTGCTCGGCGTGCTCGTCGGCGGCTTCCTCTCCGGCCTGCTCGCCGGGCGCGTGCGCAAGACGGTGGAGAAGGGGCCGCGCATTTCGAACGGTGCGCGCTTCGCGCTCGCTTTCCTCGGCGGTTCGCTCATGGGCATCGGCGCCAAGCTGGCGCGTGGCTGCGCGAGCGGCCAGGCGCTCACCGGCGGGGCGTTGCTCTCGGCCGGCGGTTGGACCTTCATGATGCTCTTCTTCGCCGGCGCCTACGGCGCGGCCTGGTTCGTCCGAAAGGAGTGGCTGTGA
- a CDS encoding YeeE/YedE family protein has product MNAPFFKFGAFGDEMSLVVAFVIGIGFGWFLERAGFGSARKLTAQFYLKDLAVFRVMFTAVVTAMLGLFYFGWLGILDLSLVYISTTYLAPQALGGLLVGIGFVVGGYCPGTSMVGVATGKIDAVVNVLGIAFGVLVIGELWPAVVGFASSTNLGRLTLPEVLGLPHGLVVFLVALMALGGFWGAAALEKKFGGAGKEGA; this is encoded by the coding sequence GTGAACGCCCCCTTCTTCAAGTTCGGCGCCTTCGGCGACGAGATGTCGCTCGTCGTCGCCTTCGTCATCGGCATCGGTTTCGGCTGGTTCCTCGAGCGCGCCGGCTTCGGCTCGGCGCGCAAGCTGACGGCTCAGTTCTACCTGAAGGACCTCGCCGTCTTCCGCGTCATGTTCACCGCCGTGGTCACCGCGATGCTCGGCCTCTTCTACTTCGGCTGGCTCGGCATCCTCGACCTGTCGCTCGTCTACATCTCGACGACCTATCTCGCGCCGCAGGCGCTCGGCGGCCTCTTGGTCGGCATCGGCTTCGTGGTCGGCGGCTACTGCCCGGGAACCTCGATGGTCGGCGTGGCGACGGGCAAGATCGACGCGGTGGTCAATGTGCTCGGCATCGCCTTCGGCGTGCTGGTGATCGGCGAGCTGTGGCCGGCGGTCGTCGGCTTCGCGAGCTCGACGAACCTCGGCCGTCTGACGCTGCCCGAGGTCCTCGGCCTGCCGCACGGTCTGGTGGTCTTCCTGGTCGCACTGATGGCGCTCGGCGGCTTCTGGGGCGCAGCGGCGCTCGAGAAGAAGTTCGGCGGCGCCGGCAAGGAGGGCGCATGA
- a CDS encoding rhodanese-like domain-containing protein — MNRLAELWARTPLSGRLALLLVVLGLGALAIGNPTAGTRITLDTQDLAAIVQGEVDHVEPAELADWLIAGRQDFRLIDLRDEADFAAYHIPNAERIPIVGLEAADLARNEKIVLYSEEGIHSAQAWMLLKAKKYPAVYILVNGLKGWKDHVLYPVQPGPGATAAEQAEFAQAAQVAAHFGGAPRAAVAPGAAPALAALPTPATPAMAPPVAAPPAGAAPAKKKKEGC; from the coding sequence ATGAACCGTCTCGCGGAGCTCTGGGCGCGCACCCCGCTCTCCGGGCGCCTCGCGCTGTTGCTCGTCGTGCTCGGCCTCGGTGCGCTCGCGATCGGCAATCCGACGGCCGGCACGCGCATCACGCTCGACACGCAGGATCTTGCCGCCATCGTCCAAGGCGAGGTGGATCACGTCGAGCCGGCCGAGCTCGCCGACTGGCTGATCGCCGGGCGACAGGACTTCCGCCTGATCGACCTGCGCGACGAGGCCGATTTCGCCGCCTACCACATCCCGAACGCCGAGCGGATTCCGATCGTCGGCCTCGAGGCGGCCGACCTCGCGCGCAACGAGAAGATCGTCCTCTACAGCGAGGAGGGGATCCACTCGGCGCAGGCCTGGATGCTGCTCAAGGCGAAGAAGTACCCGGCGGTCTACATCCTGGTCAACGGCCTGAAGGGGTGGAAGGACCACGTGCTCTACCCGGTGCAGCCGGGCCCGGGCGCCACGGCCGCCGAGCAGGCCGAGTTCGCCCAGGCCGCGCAGGTCGCCGCCCACTTCGGCGGCGCTCCGCGTGCGGCGGTGGCCCCCGGAGCGGCTCCGGCGCTCGCCGCGTTGCCGACTCCCGCGACCCCGGCGATGGCCCCGCCGGTCGCCGCCCCGCCCGCCGGCGCAGCGCCGGCGAAGAAGAAGAAGGAAGGCTGCTGA
- a CDS encoding class I SAM-dependent methyltransferase, with protein sequence MDLNAQRAAFEERSARYARHGFDRQVAADWVAAQIESREGPVLDVGTGKGFLARALAARGLDVVSVDADGSERDLASLLAAEQGVRERIRFLTADAVALPFPSAAFAAAAAMDVLHHLGDPLPVLSEMDRTLRPGGRLVLADFSRAGFELVAEVHRQEGRTHFESGVTLDDAIAGLVARGFRLCSRRSARLHELALFEKPVTASRR encoded by the coding sequence GTGGATCTGAACGCGCAACGCGCCGCCTTCGAAGAGCGCTCCGCGCGCTACGCGCGGCACGGATTCGATCGCCAGGTCGCCGCCGATTGGGTGGCGGCGCAGATCGAATCCCGCGAGGGTCCGGTGCTCGACGTCGGGACCGGCAAGGGGTTCCTGGCGCGGGCGCTCGCGGCGCGCGGTCTCGACGTCGTGTCGGTCGACGCCGACGGTTCCGAGCGCGACCTGGCGTCGCTGCTCGCAGCGGAGCAGGGAGTCCGGGAGCGCATCCGCTTCCTGACCGCCGATGCCGTCGCGCTGCCGTTTCCCTCCGCCGCCTTCGCCGCCGCCGCGGCGATGGACGTCCTTCATCATCTCGGCGATCCGCTCCCGGTGCTCTCCGAGATGGACCGGACGTTGCGACCGGGAGGACGCCTGGTGCTGGCCGACTTCTCCCGGGCCGGCTTCGAGCTGGTCGCCGAGGTCCACCGGCAGGAGGGGCGCACCCATTTCGAGAGCGGAGTGACGCTGGACGACGCCATTGCCGGGCTCGTGGCGCGTGGCTTTCGGCTCTGCTCGCGCCGCTCGGCACGGCTGCACGAGCTCGCGCTGTTCGAGAAACCGGTCACCGCATCCCGGAGGTGA